One segment of Rosa chinensis cultivar Old Blush chromosome 6, RchiOBHm-V2, whole genome shotgun sequence DNA contains the following:
- the LOC112170023 gene encoding interferon-related developmental regulator 1 encodes MGKRNNQRKNAAVMLDSDDDNSSVSSTSTMRSDLVFAPGNDEVQVDKDSLLDQALDALYEKRGSTREKALASIVEAFNSSLQHEFVEKKFATLLHQCLNCIKKGSSKEICLASHVIGLLALTVGCGDNANEMLEESLPVISQAFKSGSESTKTIALLECLAIITFVGGNDPEQTEKSMQVMWQVVHPKLKSNVVAVKPSAAVITTMVFAWSFLLTTVDGWKFNPKDWQESISYLSSLLDKDDRSVRIAAGEALALIFEIGSLEKFSVGTKSSDDGSTEEGNKPREYVHIQGLKAKIINQARDLSAEAGGKSAAKKDLTNQRNMFRDILEYFEDDYSPEISIKIGSDSLQTSTWSQLIQLNFLKHFLGGGFIKHMQENELLQDVLGFTPKKKCVDFENRLSGSEKRMFRSPNSALNKARTQQLNKQRMLSAGKNIGRFAANVGDDV; translated from the exons ATGGGGAAGC GGAATAATCAACGTAAGAATGCGGCGGTGATGTTGGATAGCGATGACGATAATAGTAGCGTGAGTTCAACGTCGACGATGCGCTCTGACCTTGTGTTTGCGCCAGGAAATGATGAAGTGCAAGTCGACAAGGATAGCTTGCTTGACCAAGCTCTCGATGCTCTCTATGAGAAGAG GGGTTCCACTAGGGAAAAAGCTCTGGCTTCAATTGTGGAAGCGTTTAATAGCAGCTTGCAGCATGAGTTTGTGGAAAAGAA ATTTGCCACTTTATTGCATCAGTGTCTGAATTGCATTAAGAAGGGTTCGTCTAAAGAGATATGCTTGGCATCTCATGTGATTG GATTGCTGGCTTTGACTGTTGGTTGTGGGGACAATGCTAATGAAATGCTTGAAGAATCCTTACCTGTGATTTCGCAGGCTTTCAAATCTGGATCTGAATCCACAAAGACAATAGCG TTGCTGGAGTGTTTAGCTATCATCACTTTCGTTGGTGGTAATGACCCAGAGCAAACAGAAAAATCAATGCAAGTTATGTGGCAAGTGGTTCATCCAAAACTGAAATCAAAC gTGGTTGCAGTTAAACCTTCAGCGGCTGTAATAACTACGATGGTGTTTGCATGGTCCTTTCTTCTTACCACTGTAGATGGATGGAAATTTAATCCCAAAGATTGGCAGGA GTCCATATCATATTTGTCTAGTCTTCTAGACAAGGATGACCGCTCTGTGCGGATAGCTGCTGGTGAAGCTCTggcattaatttttgaaatagGAAGCTTAGAGAAGTTCTCTGTTGGCACAAAAAGTTCTGATGATGGCTCAACTGAAGAAGGAAATAAGCCTCGAGAGTATGTACATATACAAGGATTGAAAGCAAAGATTATTAATCAAGCCAGAGACCTTTCAGCTGAGGCAGGTGGCAAAAGTGCTGCTAAGAAAGATCTTACCAACCAGCGGAACATGTTTCGGGATATCTTGGAATACTTTGAG GATGATTATTCTCCTGAAATTTCAATTAAGATCGGTAGTGATTCACTACAGACATCAACATGGTCGCAGCTGATACAG TTGAACTTTTTGAAGCACTTTCTTGGAGGAGGGTTTATAAAGCACATGCAG GAAAACGAACTCCTTCAGGATGTCTTAGGGTTCACTCCAAAGAAAAAGTGTGTGGATTTTGAAAATCGTCTATCTGGTAGTGAAAAG AGGATGTTTAGGTCACCAAACTCAGCTCTCAACAAAGCAAGGACCCAGCAACTTAATAAGCAGAGGATGTTATCGGCG GGTAAAAATATTGGCCGCTTTGCAGCTAATGTGGGGGATGATGTGTAG
- the LOC112169025 gene encoding cyclin-D5-2 has translation MEGDHFLTDFSCEENPAFLASKSEVVDDDTSHNTIDIYYDPALQEEHVRVLLEKEIDFGFKNNDEGFVKWIEFRDDRLQAIKWILKNRAVHGFQFRTAFLSIMYFDQFISKRSFKGNKTTWLRTLSVACLSLAAKMEEQRNPLLSEYKVEDCIIERRWISQMELAVLSTLKWRMDPITPFAFIDYFIKRFHFNKEYPLETKYNIIEGFLIYLTRVINVMQHRPSVLAAAATIMAYDHQLTRAGLEAKIKSFPTLKLLEIEDVCSIYEILQEKEDNVKSTRPRDFSPADWSSGSDSARETVIS, from the exons ATGGAAGGCGATCATTTCTTAACCGACTTTTCTTGCGAAGAAAATCCTGCCTTTTTGGCAAGTAAGTCAGAGGTGGTCGATGACGACACATCGCATAATACCATTGACATCTACTATGATCCTGCATTGCAAGAAGAGCACGTTAGAGTTTTACTTGAGAAGgagattgattttggattcaaAAATAATGATGAAGGATTTGTCAAATGGATTGAGTTCAGAGATGACCGGTTGCAAGCCATTAAATGGATTCTCAAA AACAGAGCGGTTCATGGATTTCAATTCCGAACAGCATTTTTATCCATTATGTACTTTGACCAGTTCATTTCCAAGCGGTCCTTCAAG GGCAATAAAACAACTTGGCTCAGAACACTTTCTGTGGCTTGCTTATCTTTGGCTGCAAAAATGGAGGAGCAAAGAAATCCATTACTATCAGAGTATAAAGTTGAAGATTGCATAATTGAAAGGAGATGGATTAGCCAAATGGAGCTTGCGGTGTTGTCCACATTAAAATGGAGGATGGATCCAATAACTCCATTTGCTTTTATTGATTACTTCATCAAAAGGTTCCACTTCAACAAGGAATATCCACTAGAAACAAAATACAATATCATTGAAGGATTCCTCATCTATCTTACCCGAG TGATAAATGTAATGCAACATCGACCATCTGTCTTAGCAGCTGCCGCCACCATAATGGCATATGATCACCAATTAACGAGAGCAGGACTGGAAGCAAAGATAAAGTCCTTCCCAACTCTGAAGCTTTTGGAAATT GAAGATGTGTGTTCAATCTACGAAATCTTGCAAGAGAAGGAAGACAATGTGAAGTCTACAAGGCCACGAGATTTCTCACCAGCCGATTGGAGCTCAGGAAGTGATTCTGCTAGAGAAACCGTGATCAGCTAG